The Sagittula stellata E-37 sequence CGGAGTGCGTCGCCATTGTCCCACAGCCCCCTATCGATCGACGACGGAGCCTGCCGTTTCCGTCCAGCGACCTGCGCAGAAGCCGATGCTCTCGCCGACATCCGTGTCGCGGCCATGCGCCCGAGCCTGGAGGCCGTCGGGCGATTTTCGCCCGAGCGCGCCCGTGAGAGGTTCCTGAAAGGCTTCGATCCAGCGGACACGACAGTGATCGAGATCGGCGCAGAGATGGCCGGGTTCTTCGTCGTGCGGCGCCGGAAAGACCACCTCTACCTCGACCACCTCTACGTCGAACCCGCTCACCAGGGTCGGGGACTGGGGCGGGTGGTGGTTGCCGGCCTTCAGGCCAGCGCGGAACGGGAAGGGCTGCCGATCCGCCTGATGGCGCTGAACGGCAGCCCTGCAAACGACTTCTACAAAGGGTGCGGGTTTACGCTCGTGTCGTCCGACGACCTCGACACGATCTACGCATGGCAGGCACCGCCTGCCAAGTGACGCCCCCGCTCAGTTCATGTACCAGCCGTGGCTGACAACGACCGACTGCCCGGTCAGCGCGTTGGTCTTGAAGGACGCAAACAGATGCGCGATCTCCGCCACGTCCTCAACCGTGGTGAACTCGGTGTCCACCGTCTCGCCCAGCATCACGTCGCTGACCACTTCCTCTTCGGAAATGCCCAGATCCTTGGCCTGTTCGGGGATCTGTTTTTCCACCAGCGGTGTCTTCACGAAACCGGGGCAGATCACGTTGGCCCGCACGCCATCCTTGCCGCCTTCCTTCGAGATCACCCGTGCCAGCCCCAGTAGCCCGTGTTTTGCCGTGACATAGGCGGACTTCAGCGGCGAGGCCTCTTTCGAGTGTACCGACCCCATGAAGATGATGGAGCCGGAGCCCTGCTTCTTCATGTGCGGGATCACCGCCTTCGAGGTCAGGAAAGCTCCGTCGAGGTGGATCGACAGCAGCTTTTTCCATTCGTCGAACGGAAAGTCCTCAAGCTTGTGCACAATCTGCACGCCGGCGTTGGACACCAGCACATCCACCGTGCCCCATGTGTCGACAACCTTGGCGACACCGGAATTGACGGCTTCTTCGGAGGTGACATCCATGTCGATGCCCATCGCCTCGCCGGGCCCCTGGTCTGTCAGTTCCTTTGCAGCTGCCTCTGCCTTGTCGAGCGCGATGTCGGCGATCGCGACCTTCGCGCCGGAGGCGACGTAGCGCGCGGCGATGGCCTTGCCGATGCCGGAGGCGGCGCCGGTGACGATGCAGATCTTGCCTTTCATGTCCTGAAGTACGTCGGTCATGGGTAGTCTCCTTTTCAGTTCGTCGGCACAACCGCGCCGGGTCATGCTTCGTTCATTTGGTCGGCATGGCCCCTTCGGGTCATGCGCGTGTCGGTTTTTCAGGCACGACCACTCAGGGTCATGCGCGGGATGTTCCGGCCGCCGCAGGGTGCGCCCGATCCGGGCCGGGACAGCGAAGTGCCCCAGCCCCTCGACCGGACCGACGCAGAGCGGCCCGGCACCGTTCCGCCCGACTCTTCACGTCTGCGGGACCGGCGCGTCCGGTCAGTGCAGAGGTTGCGTCGCGACGTGGGAACTGCCCTCCGGCACGGCCAAGCCCTGCGAGGCCGCGCCATGGCCGCTGTGGCTGTCCGGGTCGGACAGGTCGAAAACCTCGATCATCTCCTGGCCCTGCCCCCGCCGCTGCCAGTCCGCGTGGCCGAGCGTGCGCTGCGTGTCCCGCGCGCCCGCCTGCCAGTGCCCTTCCATCGAACGGCGTGAGAACTCGAAGTCCTTCGTGCCGTTCTCAGTCGGAAGCTGGCGATAGATCAGGTGCGCAATGGCGATATGCGGGTCGCGTTCGCCGTTCATCAGGTTCCGCAAGTCCGGATCGTCGCGCATCGCCTCCGGCAGACGCCGCGCCAGACGCCGCGCGGCCTGATGCATCGCGTGCCGTTCCCGCATCATGTCGGTCACCATGCGCGTGCGCGACGAGAAGCGAATGTCCTTCTCGCGGCTTTCCGACGCCCAGACACTGTCGGGCAACTGCCCCCGCGCAGACCACAGATCCACCTGCCAGATCGTCAGGTCGTCCGACCCGTCCTGCACGTCCAGCACGTATTGCAGCGGCGTATTCGATACCATGCCGCCGTCCCAATAGTGCGCACCGTCGATCTCGACCGCCGGGAAACCCGGGGGCAGTGCGCCGGACGCCATGATATGATCCACCGTCAGCCGCATGTCCGCGCTGTCGAACCAGGTCATGTTACCGCTCTCCACGTTCACCGCACCCACGCTGATCCGCATCGGCCCGTCGTTCAGCAGGTCGAAATCCACCAGTTCCAGCAACGTCTCGCGCAGCGGCGCGGTGTCGTAGAAACTGCGCGCACCCGGCGTTCCCGGCAGGCGCATCGCCGCCGACGGCCAGCGCGGCACGAAGAACCCCGGCGCGCCGGTCTGCACGATGGTCGCCGCCGAACACAGGTTCAGCCAACGCGGCGCCAGCCAGCCCGAGACGTTTTCGGCCCAGAGCTGCCGGGCCGTGATCCGCTCCCAGAAGGTTCGGAGCGCCGTCATGCGCCGGTCGGGGGCGTTGCCCGCCAGGATCGCGGCGTTGATCGCGCCGATGGAGATGCCGGCCACCCAGTCGGGGGCTTCGCCAGCTTCTGCCAGCGCCTCGGCGGCACCGCACTGGTAAGCCCCGAGTGCGCCGCCGCCCTGCAGCAGAAGGA is a genomic window containing:
- a CDS encoding GNAT family N-acetyltransferase, encoding MSHSPLSIDDGACRFRPATCAEADALADIRVAAMRPSLEAVGRFSPERARERFLKGFDPADTTVIEIGAEMAGFFVVRRRKDHLYLDHLYVEPAHQGRGLGRVVVAGLQASAEREGLPIRLMALNGSPANDFYKGCGFTLVSSDDLDTIYAWQAPPAK
- a CDS encoding 3-hydroxybutyrate dehydrogenase, with amino-acid sequence MTDVLQDMKGKICIVTGAASGIGKAIAARYVASGAKVAIADIALDKAEAAAKELTDQGPGEAMGIDMDVTSEEAVNSGVAKVVDTWGTVDVLVSNAGVQIVHKLEDFPFDEWKKLLSIHLDGAFLTSKAVIPHMKKQGSGSIIFMGSVHSKEASPLKSAYVTAKHGLLGLARVISKEGGKDGVRANVICPGFVKTPLVEKQIPEQAKDLGISEEEVVSDVMLGETVDTEFTTVEDVAEIAHLFASFKTNALTGQSVVVSHGWYMN
- a CDS encoding patatin-like phospholipase family protein, encoding MACTILLLQGGGALGAYQCGAAEALAEAGEAPDWVAGISIGAINAAILAGNAPDRRMTALRTFWERITARQLWAENVSGWLAPRWLNLCSAATIVQTGAPGFFVPRWPSAAMRLPGTPGARSFYDTAPLRETLLELVDFDLLNDGPMRISVGAVNVESGNMTWFDSADMRLTVDHIMASGALPPGFPAVEIDGAHYWDGGMVSNTPLQYVLDVQDGSDDLTIWQVDLWSARGQLPDSVWASESREKDIRFSSRTRMVTDMMRERHAMHQAARRLARRLPEAMRDDPDLRNLMNGERDPHIAIAHLIYRQLPTENGTKDFEFSRRSMEGHWQAGARDTQRTLGHADWQRRGQGQEMIEVFDLSDPDSHSGHGAASQGLAVPEGSSHVATQPLH